In Felis catus isolate Fca126 chromosome A2, F.catus_Fca126_mat1.0, whole genome shotgun sequence, the following proteins share a genomic window:
- the SLMAP gene encoding sarcolemmal membrane-associated protein isoform X34: MDEQDLNEPLAKVSLLKDDLQGAQSEIEAKQEIQHLRKELIEAQELARASKQKCFELQALLEEERKAYRNQVEESSKQIQVLQAQLQRLHINIENLREEKDSEITSTRDELLSARDEILLLHQAAEKAACERDTDIASLQEELKKVRAELERWRKAASEYEKEITSLQNSFQLRCQQCEDQQREEATRLQSELEKLRKEWNVLETECHSLKKENVLLSSELQRQEKELHNSQKQSLELTSDLSILQMTRKELENQVGSLKEQHLRDSADLKTLLSKAENQAKDVQKEYEKTQTVLSELKLKFEMTEQEKQSITDELKQCKDNLKLLREKGNNKPWPWMPMLAALVAVTAIVLYVPGLARASP; encoded by the exons ATGACTTGCAGGGCGCACAGTCAGAAATTGAGGCAAAACAAGAAATTCAGCATCTGCGCAAGGAATTGATTGAAGCCCAGGAACTAGCTAGAGCAAGTAAACAAAAATGCTTTGAACTTCAAG ctcttttggaagaagaaagaaaagcctatCGAAATCAAGTTGAGGAGTCCAGTAAACAAATACAGGTTCTTCAAG CCCAACTACAGAGGTTACACATCAATATTGAGAATCTCCGGGAGGAGAAGGACAGTGAAATCACAAGCACTCGAGATGAACTGCTTAGTGCCCGGGATGAAATTTTACTCCTTCATCAAGCAGCAGAAAAGGCTGCCTGTGAGCGGGACACTGACATTGCCTCATTACAAGAAGAGCTTAAGAAGGTGCGAGCTGAGCTTGAGCGGTGGCGGAAAGCAGCGTCTGAATatgagaaagaaatcacaagTCTACAAAATAGTTTTCAGCTTCGATGTCAGCAGTGTGAGGAccagcagagagaggaagcaacaAGGCTACAAA GTGAACTAGAGAAGTTGAGAAAGGAATGGAATGTATTGGAAACCGAATGCCATtctctaaaaaaggaaaatgttttgttATCATCAGAACTGCAGCGACAAGAAAAAGAATTGCACAA TTCTCAGAAGCAGAGTTTAGAGCTTACCAGTGATCTCAGCATCCTTCAGATGACTAGGAAAGAGCTTGAGAATCAAGTGGGATCTTTGAAAGAACAGCATCTTCGGGATTCAGCTGATTTAAAAACTCTTCTCAGTAAGGCTGAAAACCAAGCAAAGGATGTACAGAAAGAG taTGAAAAGACACAGACTGTACTCTCAGAACTGAAGTTGAAGTTTGAAATGACTGAGCAGGAAAAACAATCAATCACAGATGAGCTCAAACAATGTAAAGACAACCTGAAGCTGCTccgagagaaaggaaataat AAACCCTGGCCCTGGATGCCCATGTTGGCTGCCCTGGTTGCGGTGACAGCCATCGTGCTGTACGTGCCAGGTCTGGCCAGAGCTTCTCCATGA